One Chitinophaga parva DNA segment encodes these proteins:
- a CDS encoding DUF3592 domain-containing protein, producing the protein MKKILHIGGRVLLATGLLCLLLAACCYSSLSHFRRHAAIASGTVIDMVSNRDAGNLIYAPVITFQDHQGCRHTYISGSFAPPANYSIGEQVNVYFDPESPAETAQLGGVNLHLYAMVLLYLGLLAGCLGALALAYERWGWGMPVRGRFSRADPQTGKAGKPASRSSRKHAYCSL; encoded by the coding sequence ATGAAAAAGATCCTGCATATTGGCGGCCGGGTGCTGCTGGCCACCGGGCTATTATGCCTGCTGCTGGCTGCCTGCTGTTATTCATCACTCAGCCATTTCCGCCGGCACGCCGCTATCGCCAGCGGTACCGTGATCGATATGGTGTCTAACCGCGATGCGGGTAATCTCATCTATGCTCCCGTGATCACCTTCCAGGACCACCAGGGATGCAGGCATACCTATATTTCCGGCAGCTTCGCCCCGCCCGCTAATTACAGCATTGGTGAGCAGGTGAATGTTTATTTTGATCCGGAAAGCCCGGCGGAAACGGCCCAACTGGGCGGGGTCAACCTGCATCTGTATGCGATGGTGCTGCTGTACCTGGGGCTACTGGCGGGCTGCCTGGGCGCACTGGCACTGGCTTATGAGCGATGGGGCTGGGGCATGCCTGTCCGGGGGCGTTTTTCCAGGGCTGATCCCCAAACCGGAAAGGCCGGAAAACCGGCCTCTCGTTCCTCTCGAAAGCATGCTTATTGCTCGTTATGA
- a CDS encoding VOC family protein: MESLKHRTAFSGFAVKDLDAARKFYADTLGLDVKEDAMHHLNLQINNGQTMVLIYPKPDHQPAVFTVLNFTVENIDETVDALTAKGVKFQQYGPPIQTDAKGIVRGGKPLVAWFTDPSGNIISVLQM, from the coding sequence ATGGAATCACTTAAGCACAGGACCGCCTTCAGCGGGTTTGCCGTGAAAGACCTGGACGCCGCCCGGAAATTCTATGCAGATACACTGGGGCTGGATGTAAAGGAAGATGCCATGCACCACCTGAACCTGCAGATCAACAACGGGCAAACCATGGTGCTCATCTATCCCAAGCCGGACCACCAGCCGGCCGTGTTCACGGTGCTCAATTTTACCGTGGAGAACATTGATGAAACAGTGGACGCCCTTACCGCCAAAGGCGTAAAATTCCAGCAGTACGGCCCGCCTATCCAAACGGACGCCAAGGGCATTGTGCGGGGCGGAAAGCCGCTGGTAGCATGGTTTACAGACCCTTCGGGCAATATTATTTCCGTATTACAAATGTGA
- a CDS encoding DEAD/DEAH box helicase produces the protein MSFATLGLSIPLLSTIARKNYTQPYPVQEQAIPAILKGHDVLGVSKTGSGKTAGYALPIIERFQKRTEPSERFPPALVLVPTRELAIQVAEVFRDLSEHMPQQIKASAVYGGVSINPQMKNLRNTDVLVATPGRLLDLVESKTLHLEKVEILVLDEADKMLNRDFREEMDKILALLPKRRQTILFSATLNPDIKWLQEQLLFQPTIIEIKEPEDSIDSIAQIAYHVSMERKGPFLRYLIKEQNMQQVLVFASSTRTADNIVTKLKKNGIQAAAFHGDMGQNTRIDMLHQFKKGNIRVLVASDLAARGIDIIELPVVINYELPRSPKDYVHRIGRTGRAGAMGKAITLVTPEDDHHFGVIQKKMGKKVEILETEDISLQGY, from the coding sequence ATGAGTTTTGCAACGCTGGGCCTGTCAATTCCTTTACTGAGTACCATCGCCAGGAAAAATTATACACAACCTTATCCCGTGCAGGAGCAGGCTATACCGGCCATCCTCAAGGGGCACGACGTACTGGGCGTGTCTAAAACGGGCTCTGGTAAAACGGCGGGTTATGCCCTGCCCATCATTGAGCGTTTTCAGAAAAGGACGGAGCCCAGTGAACGCTTCCCGCCGGCCCTGGTGCTGGTGCCTACCCGTGAACTGGCCATCCAGGTGGCAGAAGTGTTCCGCGACCTGAGTGAGCACATGCCCCAGCAGATCAAGGCCTCCGCTGTGTACGGAGGGGTGTCCATCAACCCCCAGATGAAAAACCTGCGCAACACCGATGTGCTCGTGGCTACGCCGGGCCGCCTGCTGGACCTGGTGGAGAGCAAAACCCTGCACCTGGAAAAAGTGGAAATACTGGTGCTGGACGAGGCGGACAAAATGCTGAACCGCGACTTCCGCGAAGAGATGGACAAAATCCTTGCCCTTCTGCCCAAAAGAAGGCAAACCATTTTATTTTCCGCCACCCTCAACCCCGACATCAAATGGCTGCAGGAGCAACTACTGTTCCAGCCTACCATCATTGAAATTAAGGAACCGGAAGATAGTATAGACAGCATTGCGCAGATTGCGTACCATGTGAGCATGGAGCGCAAAGGGCCTTTCCTGCGTTATCTTATCAAGGAGCAAAATATGCAGCAGGTGCTGGTGTTTGCATCGTCTACCCGCACGGCGGATAACATTGTGACCAAGCTGAAAAAGAACGGCATCCAGGCCGCTGCTTTCCATGGCGATATGGGCCAGAACACCCGGATAGACATGCTGCACCAGTTCAAGAAAGGCAACATCCGCGTGCTCGTGGCCTCTGACCTGGCGGCCCGCGGCATTGATATTATAGAACTGCCGGTGGTGATCAATTATGAGCTGCCCCGCTCCCCGAAAGACTACGTGCACCGCATAGGCCGCACCGGCCGCGCAGGCGCCATGGGTAAGGCTATTACCCTGGTAACACCGGAAGATGATCATCATTTTGGCGTGATCCAGAAGAAGATGGGAAAGAAAGTGGAGATCCTGGAAACGGAAGACATCAGCTTACAAGGCTACTAA
- a CDS encoding ABC transporter ATP-binding protein, with protein sequence MITISGFEKSYQGRLALKIPSLALPGGVYWLRGANGSGKSTLLKAMAGLLDFKGSIVLQEKVDLKKQDVAYRRRVNFAEAEPVFPEFLTGQEMVSLFAAAKRAPATQPQAYLDSIGLTPDLERPVGAYSSGMLKKLSLALAFLGQPDWILLDEPLITMDAAALEVLYQWIAACRAAGVHFILSSHQALDATFLPGLQTLVVEDKTVKPLA encoded by the coding sequence ATGATAACGATCTCCGGTTTTGAAAAATCGTACCAGGGCCGCCTTGCCCTGAAAATACCGTCCCTGGCGCTTCCCGGTGGTGTATACTGGTTGCGCGGGGCCAATGGTTCCGGTAAAAGCACATTGCTGAAAGCCATGGCCGGGCTGCTGGATTTTAAGGGAAGTATTGTGTTGCAGGAAAAGGTGGATCTTAAAAAACAGGATGTAGCCTACCGCCGCCGGGTGAATTTTGCGGAAGCAGAGCCTGTCTTCCCGGAGTTCCTTACCGGTCAGGAAATGGTAAGCCTCTTTGCGGCCGCCAAGCGGGCCCCTGCCACGCAACCCCAGGCCTACCTGGATAGCATAGGCCTTACACCAGACCTGGAACGCCCGGTAGGCGCCTATTCCAGTGGCATGCTGAAGAAGCTGTCCCTGGCCCTTGCCTTCCTGGGCCAGCCGGACTGGATACTGCTGGATGAGCCCCTGATCACCATGGATGCCGCTGCATTGGAGGTGTTATACCAGTGGATCGCTGCATGCAGGGCGGCCGGTGTGCACTTCATACTATCATCGCACCAGGCCCTGGATGCCACGTTCCTGCCGGGTTTACAAACCCTGGTGGTGGAAGATAAAACTGTAAAGCCCCTTGCATGA
- a CDS encoding SDR family NAD(P)-dependent oxidoreductase, whose translation MRLSHFTVVGTWRVMQAMLPLLKKSRHARILNVTSGLGSYDDAVFGFHHVPNTIGIYSVAKLAQNGLSLKAAKNLAADGVTVNAVDPGFTDTYPGYKDRGARPIPESAAGIVWAAHLPKGSPSGQFYRDKAVIPW comes from the coding sequence TTGCGTCTTTCTCATTTCACCGTGGTAGGCACCTGGCGGGTGATGCAGGCCATGCTGCCCCTGCTCAAGAAGAGCCGGCACGCCCGCATCCTTAACGTGACCAGCGGTCTCGGTTCTTATGACGATGCGGTGTTTGGCTTTCATCACGTGCCCAACACCATCGGTATTTATTCCGTGGCCAAACTGGCCCAGAACGGCCTGTCGCTCAAAGCGGCGAAAAACCTGGCGGCGGATGGTGTCACGGTGAACGCTGTTGACCCCGGCTTTACCGACACTTACCCTGGCTACAAAGATCGCGGCGCCCGTCCGATCCCCGAAAGTGCGGCCGGCATTGTGTGGGCCGCACACCTGCCCAAAGGCAGCCCCAGTGGCCAGTTCTACCGCGACAAGGCCGTTATTCCCTGGTAG
- a CDS encoding winged helix-turn-helix transcriptional regulator, whose product MRKTQSTNSLNATTIIENCGMAISMTIFGGRWKPAILFYLSEGRMRYGALRAAIPGISERMLIQQLKELEKYDIVRRIAYPEVPPRVEYELTDNGLTLVPLMKAMSAWGESQRENMARFRFAAVEQ is encoded by the coding sequence ATGAGAAAGACGCAATCTACCAATAGCCTGAACGCCACTACTATCATTGAAAATTGTGGGATGGCCATTTCCATGACCATTTTTGGCGGGCGCTGGAAGCCGGCTATCCTCTTTTACCTGAGTGAGGGCCGCATGCGTTATGGCGCCCTCCGTGCGGCCATCCCGGGCATTTCAGAGCGCATGCTCATACAGCAGCTGAAGGAGTTGGAGAAATACGACATCGTGCGCCGCATTGCCTACCCGGAGGTGCCGCCGCGCGTGGAGTATGAGCTTACAGACAATGGTCTTACACTGGTGCCCCTGATGAAAGCCATGTCTGCCTGGGGAGAAAGCCAGCGGGAAAACATGGCCCGTTTCCGGTTTGCTGCAGTGGAGCAATGA
- a CDS encoding M16 family metallopeptidase has translation MLFRTLSLPVVALGLCCALRGQAQEIPADTALHTGRLPNGFTYYIRRNTQPQQRAELYLVNKIGSILENEDQRGLAHFMEHMNFNGSTHFPKNELVNYLQKAGVRFGADLNAYTSFDETVYQLPVPAGMLPDGLRILRDWAQEATMDSLEIEKERGIVLEEERLGKGAKDRMSRQYYPVLLNHSRYADRIPIGLDTVLKHFKPAVIRQFHHDWYRPDLQALIVVGDIDPVKTEAMVRAQFSDLENPKPERPRPAYAVALTGRSQFLAVTDAEASEAAIELLFKQKADPMVTAADYLCFVQRQLLLQMLSSRRYATISRAQQPAYANMNAGLQPFLGGLSLFFFDVTLKPGQYEQGFTQAWQILENVRRYGFTAGELARAKTSYLRTLETALQEQDKTPSINFVKEYQQLFLHQEAAPGIRWEQAFTASHINGITLADINALLQHYLDNKNLDIILSAPEAVKAQLPGEATVRGWMQAVRTQPLTPFREDSLQRPLMTTKPLPGHITDRSYVASLQLTRLTLSNGVTVILKPTDFKNNEIRFSGVSSGGTSLYDDNDFDAAAAAAGLVSRFGLAGLNPIQLNQALTGKVVNVSANIQPRSQTLSGVTTPADLETALQLAYLQFTQPGRDSTLFASTISSAKAMVTNRLADPTNVFSDTIAQVMGNYSYRSGPPTPEKLDKITLQRAYDIYRERFSDAAGFTFVFVGNFNTDSIAPLIAQYLGALPATYKKEQARDLGIHIPTGQWIKKVYKGLENKALVRIVYSGDYPYSQLHNLQLKALGDILQIRLTEDLREAEGEVYSPAVQVQYNKLPKSRYAMVVSFGCAPGNVDHLVERVGQLMQEMSANGPSQENVDKFKAAYSKNLELVLKDNNFWLGYLSGQYENQEDPQQVLQLQQQADSLDVTSLTEAADLFYSDKNRIIFALLPETSKH, from the coding sequence ATGCTGTTCCGTACTTTATCACTCCCCGTTGTGGCCCTGGGCCTGTGCTGCGCACTGCGCGGACAGGCCCAGGAAATACCGGCAGATACCGCCCTGCACACCGGGCGCCTGCCCAACGGGTTTACGTACTACATCCGCCGCAACACACAACCACAGCAGCGCGCGGAGCTTTACCTGGTCAATAAGATCGGCTCCATCCTGGAAAATGAGGATCAGCGCGGGCTGGCACATTTCATGGAGCACATGAACTTTAACGGCTCCACGCATTTCCCTAAAAATGAACTGGTGAACTACCTCCAGAAAGCAGGGGTGCGCTTTGGTGCAGACCTGAACGCTTACACCAGTTTCGATGAAACCGTTTACCAGCTGCCCGTTCCGGCCGGCATGCTGCCGGATGGCCTGCGCATCCTGCGCGATTGGGCACAGGAAGCTACGATGGACAGTCTTGAAATTGAAAAAGAAAGAGGCATTGTGCTGGAAGAAGAAAGGCTGGGCAAAGGCGCCAAAGACCGCATGAGCAGGCAGTACTACCCGGTGCTGCTGAACCACTCGCGCTACGCAGACCGTATCCCCATTGGCCTGGATACCGTGTTAAAACATTTTAAACCCGCCGTGATACGGCAGTTCCATCACGACTGGTACCGCCCGGACCTGCAGGCACTGATCGTGGTGGGTGATATTGACCCGGTGAAAACGGAAGCAATGGTGCGGGCCCAATTCTCCGACCTGGAAAATCCCAAACCGGAAAGGCCCCGCCCTGCTTATGCAGTAGCCCTTACCGGCCGTTCTCAGTTCCTGGCGGTAACGGATGCAGAAGCCTCGGAAGCAGCAATAGAATTGCTTTTCAAACAAAAGGCCGATCCGATGGTGACCGCGGCGGATTACCTCTGTTTCGTGCAGCGCCAGCTGCTGTTGCAAATGCTCTCCTCCCGCCGTTATGCCACCATCAGCCGTGCACAGCAACCGGCATATGCTAATATGAATGCAGGCCTGCAACCCTTCCTGGGCGGGCTGTCCCTTTTCTTTTTTGATGTAACGCTTAAGCCCGGGCAATATGAACAGGGCTTTACACAGGCCTGGCAGATCCTGGAAAATGTGCGCCGCTACGGCTTCACCGCCGGGGAGCTGGCCCGCGCCAAGACCAGCTACCTGCGCACCCTGGAAACAGCGCTGCAGGAGCAGGATAAAACGCCTTCCATCAATTTTGTAAAGGAATACCAGCAACTGTTCCTCCACCAGGAAGCCGCCCCCGGCATACGCTGGGAACAGGCCTTTACCGCGTCGCATATCAACGGCATTACGCTGGCGGATATCAACGCACTGTTGCAGCATTACCTGGACAACAAAAACCTGGATATCATCCTCTCCGCACCGGAAGCGGTGAAAGCACAACTGCCCGGTGAAGCCACCGTGCGTGGCTGGATGCAGGCGGTACGCACACAACCGCTCACGCCTTTCCGGGAAGACAGCCTCCAACGCCCGCTGATGACCACCAAGCCCCTGCCCGGGCATATCACAGACCGCAGTTACGTGGCATCCCTGCAACTCACCCGGCTGACACTGAGCAACGGCGTAACAGTGATCCTGAAACCCACTGATTTTAAGAACAACGAGATCCGTTTCAGCGGGGTAAGCAGCGGTGGCACCTCTTTGTACGATGATAATGATTTTGACGCCGCCGCGGCAGCAGCTGGCCTGGTAAGCCGCTTTGGCCTGGCAGGACTGAACCCCATACAACTAAACCAGGCGCTCACCGGCAAAGTGGTAAACGTAAGTGCGAATATACAGCCACGCAGCCAGACCCTCAGCGGGGTGACCACCCCGGCAGACCTGGAAACCGCGCTGCAGCTGGCTTACCTCCAGTTTACCCAGCCTGGGCGCGACAGCACACTGTTTGCCAGTACGATCAGCAGTGCCAAAGCCATGGTGACGAACCGGCTCGCAGATCCCACCAATGTATTCAGCGACACCATCGCGCAGGTGATGGGCAACTACAGCTACCGCAGTGGTCCGCCTACCCCGGAAAAGCTGGACAAGATCACCCTGCAGCGGGCTTACGATATCTACCGGGAACGCTTCAGCGACGCCGCCGGCTTCACGTTCGTGTTTGTAGGTAACTTCAATACAGACAGTATTGCCCCGCTGATAGCGCAATACCTGGGTGCACTGCCCGCTACCTACAAAAAGGAACAGGCACGCGACCTGGGCATTCACATTCCCACGGGGCAGTGGATAAAGAAAGTATACAAAGGTTTGGAAAATAAAGCGCTGGTACGGATCGTATACAGCGGCGATTATCCGTACAGCCAGCTGCATAACCTGCAGTTAAAAGCCCTGGGAGACATCCTGCAGATCAGGCTCACGGAAGACCTGCGCGAAGCCGAAGGGGAAGTGTACAGCCCCGCGGTGCAGGTGCAGTATAACAAGTTGCCCAAAAGCCGCTATGCCATGGTCGTATCTTTTGGTTGTGCCCCCGGCAACGTAGACCACCTGGTGGAACGCGTGGGGCAACTAATGCAGGAGATGAGCGCCAACGGGCCCTCACAAGAAAATGTAGACAAATTCAAAGCAGCCTACAGCAAGAACCTGGAACTGGTACTAAAGGACAATAATTTCTGGCTGGGTTATCTCTCCGGCCAGTATGAGAACCAGGAAGACCCGCAACAGGTGCTGCAACTGCAACAGCAGGCCGACAGCCTCGATGTAACTTCCCTGACGGAAGCGGCAGATCTCTTTTACAGCGACAAGAACCGGATCATATTTGCGTTGCTGCCCGAAACAAGTAAACACTAG
- a CDS encoding TlpA disulfide reductase family protein has protein sequence MTIRNLGMALLCAMTLPAAAQQKQFTLRGKLTHMPQAYTTLYLLYDSSFIPRQLDSAVVKDGNFQFSGRIAEAQSVWIVPRRIAQNQGISITVSERMSFVLGVGNTELTADSALSNFHLSGPGAIADGQYKQAIHNTLLVTDSLRRITASAAYKTDRELQQQVMYRVSNLFKPMNDEMAAYAKQHPGAQITPYLVYSVASSPLTSTQQVDTLMTVLPAASKATVENAIKTIYAKRQQEQAEKEALAKKTALGTPAMDFTLNDPAGNPVSLSSYKGKYVLVDFWASWCGPCRAENPNVLKAFEAYKDKGFTVLGVSLDVAKQKDKWVAAIEKDGLPWKQVSDLKGWTSDVAAMYGVTSIPQNFLVSPDGKIIAKNLRGDALEQKLSEILH, from the coding sequence ATGACTATACGTAATTTAGGCATGGCCCTGCTTTGTGCCATGACACTGCCAGCAGCGGCACAACAAAAACAATTTACCCTCCGCGGCAAACTCACACATATGCCGCAGGCTTACACCACGTTGTACCTCCTGTACGACAGCAGCTTCATTCCCCGCCAGCTGGACAGCGCGGTGGTAAAGGATGGCAACTTCCAGTTCAGCGGCCGCATTGCGGAGGCCCAGAGTGTATGGATCGTACCGCGCAGGATTGCCCAGAACCAGGGCATCAGCATAACGGTAAGTGAGCGCATGAGCTTTGTGCTGGGTGTCGGCAACACGGAGCTCACGGCAGACAGTGCGCTGTCCAATTTTCACTTAAGCGGCCCCGGAGCCATAGCAGACGGGCAATACAAACAGGCTATCCACAACACTTTGCTGGTAACGGACAGCCTCCGCAGGATCACGGCTTCCGCGGCATACAAGACTGACCGGGAGTTACAGCAACAGGTAATGTACCGCGTATCCAACCTGTTTAAACCCATGAATGATGAGATGGCGGCCTATGCAAAGCAACACCCCGGTGCGCAAATCACGCCTTACCTGGTGTACAGCGTAGCTAGCAGCCCCCTTACCAGCACACAGCAGGTGGATACGCTGATGACCGTGCTGCCGGCTGCTTCAAAGGCTACCGTGGAAAACGCCATCAAAACCATTTACGCCAAACGGCAGCAGGAACAGGCAGAAAAAGAAGCCCTTGCTAAAAAGACAGCATTAGGCACTCCTGCCATGGACTTTACCCTGAATGATCCCGCCGGTAACCCGGTGAGCCTTTCTTCCTATAAAGGCAAGTATGTATTGGTGGATTTCTGGGCCAGCTGGTGTGGCCCCTGCCGCGCAGAAAACCCGAATGTGCTGAAGGCGTTTGAAGCTTACAAAGACAAAGGTTTTACGGTATTGGGCGTATCCCTGGATGTGGCCAAGCAAAAGGATAAATGGGTGGCTGCCATTGAAAAAGACGGCCTGCCCTGGAAGCAGGTATCCGACCTGAAAGGGTGGACCAGTGATGTGGCGGCCATGTACGGTGTTACTTCCATTCCCCAGAACTTCCTGGTAAGCCCCGATGGAAAGATCATTGCCAAAAACCTGCGGGGCGATGCATTGGAACAAAAACTGTCTGAGATCCTGCACTAG